Within Hydrogenophaga sp. PAMC20947, the genomic segment TGGTGCACGATGGAGCAACTGATCGGATTTGAAGCCAATGTGGAAAAGGCCCGCGTGTTTGAGCTCGCGGCGGAGTTGTTCGGTGTGCTGGCCACACCCATGCGCCTGCGCATCCTCAGCGCTTTGTGCGACAAAGAGAAGTCGGTTTCCCAGTTGCTGCAGGAAATCGAAACCACCCAGCCCAACCTCTCACAGCACTTGAATTTGCTGTACCGTGCGGGTGTTTTGGCCAAGCGCAAAGACGGCACCCAGGTGATTTACCGAGTGCAGAGCGAAAAAGCCGTGACCTTGTGTCGCACCGTGTGCACCCAGATCGCCATCGAGATGGGTGAGCCCAGTGCTGTGCTGGCCTCGGAGCGCCTGTCTCCCCGCATCGTTTCTCAGTAGCGCCTTGTCGCCTTTTCAGGGCACCGGCGCGCGGTGCCCGCGGTCCTGGAGCCGTCTTCACGCCATGCCCACGGTGCATCAAAGCCGTGCAAAAAACGCACTGAATGTGTGCGCCACCCCGTTTTTTTCTCCACGATGTGCCTCACGGTGGCACAATCATGGATTGCAGTCACGCCCTTCCACAGTCACTGTCGCATCCGCCAACCGGTCAAGCCGTGTCGCGGAAGGTTTCCTTAACCAACTTATGTTTCCCCGAGGGAAACGGAGGTCAGCGGATTTATGAGCGATTCCTCATCCGGCAACGTTTACGTCGCCTATCAAAATAACTCGTACCTTTTCGGCGGCAATGCGCCGTATGTCGAAGAGATGTACGAAAACTACCTGGCCAGCCCCGGTAGCGTGTCAGAGTCCTGGCGCGAATATTTCGATGCACTGCAAAACGTGCCCGCCGCTGACGGCTCTGATGCCCGCGACGTCCCCCACCTCCCGGTTGTCAATGCGTTTGCCGAGCGCGCCAAACAAGGCGGAACCCGTGTGGTCATGGCCGCTGGTGCCGACTCCGATCTGGGGCGCAAGCGTGTCGCTGTTCAGCAGCTGATCGCCGCTTACCGCAATGTCGGTTCACGCTGGGCCGATCTCGATCCCCTCAAGCGCGACGAACGCGACAACATTCCCGAGCTGGAGCCGTCGTTCTACGGCTTCACCGATTCCGATTTCGAGACCGTGTTCAACACCAGCAACACGTTCTTCGGCAAAGAAGTCATGTCGCTGCGCGACCTGCTCAATGCCCTTCGCGAGACCTATTGCGGTACCGTGGGCACCGAGTACATGTACACCTCCGACCAGCGCGAGAAGCGCTGGTGGCAAGAGCAGCTGGAGAGCAAGCGCAGCAAGCCGGTGTACGACGCCGACAAGAAAAAGGAGATTCTGAAGCAACTGACCGCTGCCGAAGGCCTTGAGCGTTACCTGCACACCAAGTACGTGGGGCAGAAGCGCTTCTCGCTGGAAGGTGGCGAGAGTTTCATTGCCTGTATGCACGAGCTGGTGCAGCTTTCCGGCTCGCGCGGCGTGCAGGAAGTGGTGATCGGCATGGCCCACCGCGGCCGCCTCAATGTGTTGGTTAACACCCTGGGCAAGACGCCCGCCGGCTTGTTTGCTGAGTTTGACCACACCGCCGTTGAAGATCTGCCATCCGGTGATGTGAAGTACCACCAGGGTTTCAGCTCGGACATCGCCACCCCTGGTGGCCCGGTCCACCTGACGCTGGCGTTCAACCCGTCCCACCTGGAAATCGTGAACCCAGTCGTCGAAGGCTCGGTGCGTTCGCGCCAGGAGCGCCGCAAGGACACGGACGGCGACACCGTGTTGCCGATTCTGGTGCACGGCGATGCCGCTTTTGCCGGCCAAGGCGTGGTCATGGAGACCCTGGCCCTGTCGCAAACCCGTGGCTACTACACGGGCGGCACGGTGCACGTGGTGATCAACAACCAGATTGGTTTCACCACCAGTGACCCGCGCGACACGCGCTCGACGCTGTATTGCACCGATGTGGTCAAGATGATTGAGGCCCCCGTGTTGCACGTCAACGGTGACGATCCCGAAGCGGTGGTGTTCTGCACGCAGCTGGCACTGGACTACCGCCAGGAGTTCAACAAAGACGTCGTGATCGACATTGTTTGCTTCCGCAAACTGGGTCACAACGAGCAAGACACACCAGCGCTGACGCAACCGCTGATGTACAAAAAGATCGCGCAACACCCGGGTACGCGCAAGCTGTATGCCGATCGCCTGGCCGCGCAAGGTCTCGGTGACACGCTGGGTGACGAAATGGTCAAGGCCTACCGCCTGGCCATGGACGAAGGCCGCCACGCCAAAGAATTCACCATCACCAACGCGCACAACAAGTTTGTGGTGGACTGGTCGCCTTACCTCAAAGCCAAGTGGACCGACAACGGTGACACGAGCCTGCCTGAGAAGGAATGGAAGCGCATCGCCGAGAAACTGACCACCATTCCCGGCAATGTGACGGCTCACAATCTGGTGAAAAAGGTCTATGACGACCGCGCTGCCATGGGCCGCGGGGACGTCAATGTGGACTGGGGCATGGGTGAGAGCATGGCTTTCGCCACGCTGGTGGGCGCCGGTTATGGTCTTCGCCTCTCCGGCGAAGATTGCGGGCGCGGTACCTTCACCCACCGACACTCCGTGATCCACGACCAGAGCCGGGAAAAGTGGGACAGCGGTACCTACATTCCCCTGCAGAACATCAGCGCCGATCAAGGCCAGTTCACCGTCATCGATTCCATCCTGTCGGAAGAAGCGGTGCTGGGTTTTGAATATGGTTTTGCCAGCAACGACCCCAACACCTTGGTGATCTGGGAAGCCCAGTTCGGCGATTTCCTGAACGGCGCTCAAGTGGTGGTCGATCAGTTCATCGCCAGTGGTGAAGTGAAGTGGGGCCGCTTGAATGGCATCACGCTGATGCTGCCCCATGGTTACGAAGGCCAGGGCCCTGAGCACAGCTCGGCCCGTATCGAGCGCTTCATGCAGCTCGCTGCCGATACCAACATGCAGATCGTGCAGCCGACCTCGGCCAGCCAGATCTTTCACGTGTTGCGCCGCCAGATGATCCGCCCACTGCGCAAGCCGCTGATCATCTTCACGCCCAAGTCCCTCTTGCGCAACAAGGATGCCACGTCGCCCCTGGCCGAATTCACCAAAGGCCAGTTCCAGACGGTGATTCCGGAGCAGAACGAGGCGGTGGTGAAAAAGGCCGACAAGGTCAAGCGCATCATTTGTTGCTCGGGCAAGGTTTACTACGACCTGGTCAAAAAACGCGAAGAAATGGGTACCGACGATGCGGTCATCCTGCGTGTTGAGCAGCTCTACCCCTTCCCGCACAAGGTGTTCTCGGCCGAAGTCAGAAAATACCCGAACGCCACCGACATCGTGTGGTGCCAGGACGAGCCACAAAACCAGGGCGCGTGGTTCTTTGTGCAGCACTACATCCACGAGAACATGCTCGATGGCCAGAAGCTGGGTTATGCGGGTCGCGCGGCTTCGGCTTCGCCTGCGGTGGGCTATGCCCATCTGCATCAGGAACAACAAAAGAACCTGATCGAAGCCGCTTTCGCCAAGTTGAAGGGCTTTGTCCTCACGAAATGATGCGATGACCGAATGACTCCCCGGTTGCGTCGCTGCCCAGCGCGCAACCCCGGGGCCGGCTGCACGGCGGCGTCATCAACCCCATATTAAAAAATTCTGAATCGAGATATCCCATGGCAATCGTAGAAGTCAAAGTCCCACAGCTCTCTGAGTCGGTGGCCGAAGCCACGCTGCTGCAGTGGAAAAAGAAGGCCGGTGAGGCCGTTGCGATCGATGAAATCCTGATCGAAATCGAAACCGACAAGGTGGTGCTGGAAGTGCCTGCGCCTTCGGCCGGTGTGCTGATAGAGATCGTGCAGGTCGATGGCGCGACAGTGACTGCTGAGCAGCTGATTGCGCGCATCGATACCTCGGCCGCGGCTGGCGCTGCCGCGCCTGAAGCGGCGCCTGCGCCGGCTGCTGCTCCCGCACCGGCTGCCGCACCGGCAGCAGCCGCTGCTGCTGGTGGCAGCAAAGCCGGTGTGGCCATGCCCGCCGCCGCCAAATTGATGGCCGACAACAAGCTCGCGGCCGGCAGCGTGGCCGGCTCCGGCAAAGACGGCCGCGTGACCAAGGGCGATGTGCTGGCCGCTGTGGCTGGTGGCGGCGCCAAGGCGGTGTCCGCGCCCGTGGCCATCCCCACTGGTGCGCCCACCAAGGTGTTGCCGCAAGTGGCCATGGTGGCCCCTGATCTGGGTGACCGTCCGGAAGAGCGCGTGCCCATGACGCGTCTGCGTGCCCGCGTGGCCGAGCGCTTGCTGCAGTCGCAGGCCACCAACGCCATCCTGACCACGTTCAATGAAATCAACATGGCTCCGGTCATGGAGATGCGCAAGCGCATGCAGGAGCGCTTCGAAAAAGAACATGGCGTCAAGCTGGGGTTCATGAGTTTCTTCGTCAAAGCGGCTGTGCATGCGCTGAAGAAGTTTCCCGTGATCAACGCATCGATCGATGGCACCGACATCGTGTACCACGGTTACTTCGATATCGGTATCGCGGTGGGCTCGCCCCGTGGTCTGGTGGTGCCGATCTTGCGCAACGCCGACCAGATGAGCTTTGCTGACATCGAGAAGAAGATCGCTGATTTTGGCCAGCGGGCCAAAGACGGCAAGATCACCCTGGACGACATGACCGGGGGTACTTTCTCGATTTCCAACGGCGGCACCTTCGGCTCCATGATGTCCACCCCCATCATCAACCCGCCCCAGTCGGCGATCCTCGGCGTGCACGCAACCAAAGAGCGTGCCATGGTGGAGAACGGCCAGGTCGTGGTTCGCCCGATGAACTACTTCGCCATGTCCTATGACCACCGCATCATCGACGGCCGCGAAGCCGTTCTGGGTCTCGTGGCCATGAAGGAAGCGCTGGAAGACCCAGCCCGCCTCCTTTTTGATATCTGATCAGACAAGCGAAACAGCAGACGCCCCTTCGGGGGCGTTTGTCCAACTTCATTCAGGAATAGAACATGTCTCAAGCATTTGACGTCGTCGTGATCGGCGCAGGCCCCGGCGGATACATCGCCGCCATTCGTGCCGCCCAGCTGGGCTTCAAGGTTGCGTGTATTGACGAGTGGAAGAACGCCGCTGGTGGCCCTGCACCCGGCGGTACCTGCACCAACGTGGGTTGTATCCCATCCAAGGCGCTGTTGCAGTCCTCTGAGCACTTCGACCACGCCAACCACCACTTTGCCGAACATGGCATCAGCACCGGCACCGTCAAGATGGACGTGGCCAAGATGCTGGGCCGCAAAGACACCGTGGTGAAGCAGAACAACGACGGCATCCTGTATCTGTTCAAGAAAAACAAGATCACCTTCTTCCATGGCCGTGGCTCATTTGCCCAGGCCAACGCCGAGGGTTATGACATTCTGGTCAAGGGCGACAAAGAAGAAACCATCAAGGCCACGCAGGTGATCGTGGCCACGGGATCCAACGCCCGTGCTTTGCCAGGTGCAGACTTCGATGAAACGCAGATTCTGTCGAACGATGGCGCGCTGCGCATTGGCGCCGTGCCCAAGAAGCTGGGCCTGATTGGCGCTGGCGTGATCGGTCTGGAGATGGGCTCGGTGTGGCGCCGTCTGGGCGCAGAAGTGACCGTGCTCGAAGGCCTGCCCACATTCCTGGGTGCCGTGGACCAGCAGATCGCGAAAGAGGCCAAAAAGGCCTTCGACAAGCAAGGTCTGAAGATCGAAATGGGCGTCAAGGTGGGTGAAATCAAGACCACCAAAAAAGGCGTCAACGTCGCCTACACCACCGCCAAAGGCGAAGAGGTGTCGCTCGATGTGGACAAGCTCATCGTCTCCATTGGCCGTGTGCCCAACACGAGCGGTTTGAACGCCGAAGCGGTCAAACTCAAACTCGATGACCGTGGGGCTGTTGTTGTGGACGACGAATGCCGCACCAACCTCAAGGGCGTCTGGGCGGTCGGCGATGTGGTTCGCGGCCCCATGCTGGCACACAAGGCTGAGGAAGAGGGCGTGGCTGTGGCCGAGCGTATCGCGGGCCAACACGGCCATGTGAACTTCAACACCATCCCCTGGGTGATCTATACCCACCCCGAGATCGCTTGGGTGGGCCGCACGGAAGAGCAGCTCAAAGCCGATGGTGTGGCCTACAAGGCGGGCACGTTCCCTTTCCTCGCCAACGGCCGGGCGCGCG encodes:
- a CDS encoding metalloregulator ArsR/SmtB family transcription factor, whose amino-acid sequence is MEQLIGFEANVEKARVFELAAELFGVLATPMRLRILSALCDKEKSVSQLLQEIETTQPNLSQHLNLLYRAGVLAKRKDGTQVIYRVQSEKAVTLCRTVCTQIAIEMGEPSAVLASERLSPRIVSQ
- a CDS encoding 2-oxoglutarate dehydrogenase E1 component is translated as MSDSSSGNVYVAYQNNSYLFGGNAPYVEEMYENYLASPGSVSESWREYFDALQNVPAADGSDARDVPHLPVVNAFAERAKQGGTRVVMAAGADSDLGRKRVAVQQLIAAYRNVGSRWADLDPLKRDERDNIPELEPSFYGFTDSDFETVFNTSNTFFGKEVMSLRDLLNALRETYCGTVGTEYMYTSDQREKRWWQEQLESKRSKPVYDADKKKEILKQLTAAEGLERYLHTKYVGQKRFSLEGGESFIACMHELVQLSGSRGVQEVVIGMAHRGRLNVLVNTLGKTPAGLFAEFDHTAVEDLPSGDVKYHQGFSSDIATPGGPVHLTLAFNPSHLEIVNPVVEGSVRSRQERRKDTDGDTVLPILVHGDAAFAGQGVVMETLALSQTRGYYTGGTVHVVINNQIGFTTSDPRDTRSTLYCTDVVKMIEAPVLHVNGDDPEAVVFCTQLALDYRQEFNKDVVIDIVCFRKLGHNEQDTPALTQPLMYKKIAQHPGTRKLYADRLAAQGLGDTLGDEMVKAYRLAMDEGRHAKEFTITNAHNKFVVDWSPYLKAKWTDNGDTSLPEKEWKRIAEKLTTIPGNVTAHNLVKKVYDDRAAMGRGDVNVDWGMGESMAFATLVGAGYGLRLSGEDCGRGTFTHRHSVIHDQSREKWDSGTYIPLQNISADQGQFTVIDSILSEEAVLGFEYGFASNDPNTLVIWEAQFGDFLNGAQVVVDQFIASGEVKWGRLNGITLMLPHGYEGQGPEHSSARIERFMQLAADTNMQIVQPTSASQIFHVLRRQMIRPLRKPLIIFTPKSLLRNKDATSPLAEFTKGQFQTVIPEQNEAVVKKADKVKRIICCSGKVYYDLVKKREEMGTDDAVILRVEQLYPFPHKVFSAEVRKYPNATDIVWCQDEPQNQGAWFFVQHYIHENMLDGQKLGYAGRAASASPAVGYAHLHQEQQKNLIEAAFAKLKGFVLTK
- the odhB gene encoding 2-oxoglutarate dehydrogenase complex dihydrolipoyllysine-residue succinyltransferase, which codes for MAIVEVKVPQLSESVAEATLLQWKKKAGEAVAIDEILIEIETDKVVLEVPAPSAGVLIEIVQVDGATVTAEQLIARIDTSAAAGAAAPEAAPAPAAAPAPAAAPAAAAAAGGSKAGVAMPAAAKLMADNKLAAGSVAGSGKDGRVTKGDVLAAVAGGGAKAVSAPVAIPTGAPTKVLPQVAMVAPDLGDRPEERVPMTRLRARVAERLLQSQATNAILTTFNEINMAPVMEMRKRMQERFEKEHGVKLGFMSFFVKAAVHALKKFPVINASIDGTDIVYHGYFDIGIAVGSPRGLVVPILRNADQMSFADIEKKIADFGQRAKDGKITLDDMTGGTFSISNGGTFGSMMSTPIINPPQSAILGVHATKERAMVENGQVVVRPMNYFAMSYDHRIIDGREAVLGLVAMKEALEDPARLLFDI
- the lpdA gene encoding dihydrolipoyl dehydrogenase; this translates as MSQAFDVVVIGAGPGGYIAAIRAAQLGFKVACIDEWKNAAGGPAPGGTCTNVGCIPSKALLQSSEHFDHANHHFAEHGISTGTVKMDVAKMLGRKDTVVKQNNDGILYLFKKNKITFFHGRGSFAQANAEGYDILVKGDKEETIKATQVIVATGSNARALPGADFDETQILSNDGALRIGAVPKKLGLIGAGVIGLEMGSVWRRLGAEVTVLEGLPTFLGAVDQQIAKEAKKAFDKQGLKIEMGVKVGEIKTTKKGVNVAYTTAKGEEVSLDVDKLIVSIGRVPNTSGLNAEAVKLKLDDRGAVVVDDECRTNLKGVWAVGDVVRGPMLAHKAEEEGVAVAERIAGQHGHVNFNTIPWVIYTHPEIAWVGRTEEQLKADGVAYKAGTFPFLANGRARALGDTTGMVKFLADATTDEILGVHIVGPMASELISEAVVAMEFKASAEDIARICHAHPSLSEATKEAALAVDKRTLNF